TTATAATGGCTTTTACCTCTTCAGCCCTGCCAATACCAACGCTAAAACCACTTTGTCTGTTTCTGATCAATATGCCGGTCGCTTGGGTATTAATTATTCGCTGATACCTCACCATGGTTTGGCTGTCAGTTTAGGCGGCCGTTTGGAGGGCTTGCCCGCTATAGATATTATAGGAAAAAGTGAAGGTTTCCGCAGACCAGGATACATCTTGTCCATCGAGCCGGGCATTGCCTGGATGACAGGTCATCATACGTTCGCTTTTAATTTACCCGTCGCACTGGTCAGAAATCGAACCAAATCTTTTACTGACCGACAGGATCCTTTGGGATTAAAACACGGAGATGCTGCATTTGCAGACTATTTCTTAAGTGTGACTTATGCATATAGGTTTTGATTAGGATTTGATTTTGTATCCTAAAGTTGTGTAGCACTTTAAAAGGATTATTCATAATTAGAATTGAATCAAAATATGAATGGTAAAATCACTATTCTACTGGCGGTGCTATGTGTGAGTAATATTGTTTTCTCACAAAATACCATCTCCGGAACAATCATAGATGCTGATGACCATCAACCTTTAGTCGGAGCTGTAATTCAACTTCAAGTAAGCGGCGCAATAACAGTTACAGATGAACAGGGAAATTTTCAAATCATTTCTGAACGGAAGAATGACCAGGCTATCATTAAATACCTGGGGTATGGTGAAATGCAGGTTGAAATAACTCCCAATACCAGCCAAATTGGTAAAATTGAAATGATCCGGGCTAATTCGACACTCGATGAAGTCATCGTAAGTGCATCCCCAAATAACTTTAAGACAAGCTTTAAGGGTAGTAATTTTAAAATTGGTCCAATGGCCTTAAAAAACATCAACCCATTGAGTGCTGAAGAAGCGTTGAAAACCGTACCAGGTGTCAACATCGTTGGTGATATGGGCCTGTCCAACCGTCCAAATATCAGCATCAGGGGCTCCTGGGGCAGACGCTCCAAAAAGGTCTTGCTCATGGAGGATGGGACACCTTCTGCACCAGCTCCTTATATCGCACCCGGTGCCTATTACAACCCTGTAAGCGACCGTATTAAAGCCATCGAAGTATATAAAGGAGCTGATATATTAAGATTCGGTCCTAATAACAGTTATGGAGCTATCAATTACATTACTGCCTTGCCACCACAGAAGCCTGAACTGAGGGTGAAATTGATTGGCGGTCAGCGAAATTATCAAACTGGTCTGTTGTCCTATGGTGGGACATGGGACAATCTCGGAGCATTAGTAGAAGGAGTGTACAAAAAGTTTGATGGATTTACAAACAACTCATCGGTCGGAGTATTGAATCTGAATGCCAAAGTATTTGCGAAACTCTCTGAAAGCCAATCCTTATATTTTAAAGTAAGCGGTCAATTTGAGGACAACCAGGCTTCATTGAGTTCCCAAACACCATTCAGCTTTGATACAGATCCTACCCAAAACCCGCTGGATGCTGACCAATTTACAATGAGAAGGTACGGGGTAGATATTATCCACAAGTGGTTGCCTAAAAGTAAATTAAGTTTTACCTCAAAAATATATGCTTCTGATTTTGAACGGGATTGGTGGCGGCAAATTACTACTAAGATCAAAGCCTCAGCGGTGAGAAGTTATGTAGGTGATGAAATCTTCAAAGACCGGTACAGTTATTTGAATGGAAAAACCTTTGGTGCTGAAGATTATATCATTGCAGGCAGGATAAATAATGGGAGGGAAAGTACTTCGGATAGTCGGTGGACTTATACCGTGTCTGGCGTAAAGGAAACAATTAATTATCAATGGAAAGCATTTGGACAAGATCAGTCTTTGGAAGCCGGTGTCAATCTGCATGGCGAAACTTTTAAAGATCGTTTTGTAGTAGCAGACAGTAGCCGTTGGGCAAGAAATGGACGAACTGCTACAGATTTGTGGTACCGCATGTGGTCTGTCAATGGATTTGTAAGAAACGAATTCAATGTTGGATCATGGGGCATTACCCCCATCCTTCGTATGGAGCTTGTGGATATGTACCGACAGAATTTAATTACCCTTGCGCAGAATCCGCTCATCAGCAGTACAGAGGAAGGCAAAGAACCCAACGTATACTCCCAATTCCTTCCAGGCCTCACCCTGGAATATCATCTCAAAAAAAGTGAATTATTTGGCAGCATATACCAAGGCATGATTGCCCCATCCAAAGTTTTTGGTTTTTTGGTAGAGCAGAATGGAGTGGTGGACATTCCGCTTGCAGGCCAAAATATTAATATTGACCCGGAATTGAGTTGGAACAAGGAAATTGGATGGAGAGGTAGTATATTGAACAATAGCATTGACGGACAACTTACCTATTTTAATATTTTTACCCGCAATTTTTATGCAGCCGGTGAAAATGAAGTTTTTCAGGAATTGGGGAAAATCAATGTACAAGGTTTAGAATTGGCACTGGATGTAACGCTGTTCAATTCTAATCTGCATCAGGTCAGGCTCTTTGGCAATGTGAATTTTATGCAGTCTACCGTATTGGCAGGTAAAGTATTTGATAAAGACCTGTTTTCGCAAGTCATCTTTGGGACAAAAGCACAAAATGAATACATTGATAAAGTAAATGCCAACAGGGATGCCATTGAGTTATATGTATCAGACGGAGCCGGCGGAACCACCCTTTTGACGG
The window above is part of the Saprospiraceae bacterium genome. Proteins encoded here:
- a CDS encoding TonB-dependent receptor; amino-acid sequence: MNGKITILLAVLCVSNIVFSQNTISGTIIDADDHQPLVGAVIQLQVSGAITVTDEQGNFQIISERKNDQAIIKYLGYGEMQVEITPNTSQIGKIEMIRANSTLDEVIVSASPNNFKTSFKGSNFKIGPMALKNINPLSAEEALKTVPGVNIVGDMGLSNRPNISIRGSWGRRSKKVLLMEDGTPSAPAPYIAPGAYYNPVSDRIKAIEVYKGADILRFGPNNSYGAINYITALPPQKPELRVKLIGGQRNYQTGLLSYGGTWDNLGALVEGVYKKFDGFTNNSSVGVLNLNAKVFAKLSESQSLYFKVSGQFEDNQASLSSQTPFSFDTDPTQNPLDADQFTMRRYGVDIIHKWLPKSKLSFTSKIYASDFERDWWRQITTKIKASAVRSYVGDEIFKDRYSYLNGKTFGAEDYIIAGRINNGRESTSDSRWTYTVSGVKETINYQWKAFGQDQSLEAGVNLHGETFKDRFVVADSSRWARNGRTATDLWYRMWSVNGFVRNEFNVGSWGITPILRMELVDMYRQNLITLAQNPLISSTEEGKEPNVYSQFLPGLTLEYHLKKSELFGSIYQGMIAPSKVFGFLVEQNGVVDIPLAGQNINIDPELSWNKEIGWRGSILNNSIDGQLTYFNIFTRNFYAAGENEVFQELGKINVQGLELALDVTLFNSNLHQVRLFGNVNFMQSTVLAGKVFDKDLFSQVIFGTKAQNEYIDKVNANRDAIELYVSDGAGGTTLLTDQTIDQADFQNITKSIITFGSGGIPNAESPYTPRWNTSVGLNYDWKSLTFGVSGNFVSEQFTEFNNFKNESADGAIGKLPAYHSIDAFANYDFSFGKKVNFTAFVNGKNITNEVYRASRLNRATSGIFGGGFRQIIFGVNMKI